The window TAGAACCCGGAGAGGAATATGTTCCCTATGTACCCGCGGGGAAAAAGATACCCGAAGTAACATTCAGGTCTGTCTTTATCGGAATTCTTATGGCTGTGCTTTTTACAGCCGCCGCGGCTTATCTTGGACTTAAGATAGGCCAGGTCTTTGAAGCTGCTATTCCTATCGCTATACTTGCCGTGGGAATGGGCGGGATGTTCAGGCGCAAAAGTACAATTAGTGAAAATGTTATCATACAATCCATAGGGGGAGCTTCAGGCGTAGTTGTGGCGGGGATGATATTTACACTGCCGGCTATCTTTATTCTGAATCTTCAACTGCAGTTCTATCAGACATTCCTCGCCGCTCTTCTGGGAGGATTTTTAGGGATCGTCTTTATTATCCCGATGCGGCGCTATTTTGTAAGAGATCAGCACGGTTATCTGCCCTTTCCGGAAGGGACTGCTATTACAGAAGTTCTTGTTACGGGCGAGAGGGGCGGAGATCAGGCCAAAGTACTGGTTAAAGCGGCTGTTATTGGCGGTATATACGATTTCTGTATTGCCACGTTCGGGCTCTGGCGCGAAGTAATTTCTACGAGGGTTATTGCTCCTCTCGCTGTTGTTGCCGACAAGGCAAAGCTTGTAGTAAAGATCAATGCCGGCGCGGCTGTTATGGGGCTTGGATATATCATAGGTCTTCGTTACGCCACTATTATCGCGGCCGGAAGTTTTGTTTCCTGGCTTGTTCTTATACCGGCTGTTTTCTACTTCGGCCAGCATCTTGGGATGCCGGTCGGGGATACAACTCTGACTATCGCTCAGATGAGCCCTGAAGAAATATTTTCTAATTATATCCGCCATATAGGTATCGGCGGTATAGCTGTGGCTGGAATAATAGGTATTCTTAAATCATCTAAGATTATTATTTCCACATTTACCGTGGGGTTCAAGGAGATTTTCACAGGCAAATCTGAAGCTACCGCGGAGAGGACCGATAGAGATATAGGAATGGCGGCGGTTGTCAGCGGAATCGTTATCACACTGCTTGCGGTATTTCTCTTTTTCGGTATGGGCGTTGTAGATTCCTGGGCTTTCGCGGTGATAGCCCTGCTTGTTGTAGCTATTATATCATTTCTTTTTACCACAGTTGCCGCGCGCGCTATCGCTATTGTCGGCATGAATCCCGTTTCCGGAATGACACTTATGACTTTGATATTATCCAGTGTGATACTTGTCAAAGCGGGGCTTACGGGAGCTGCCGGCATGGTCTCAGCGTTGATAATAGGCGGAGTTGTCTGTACCGCCCTTTCAACCGCAGGGGCCTTTATAAGTGATCTTAAGGTGGGCTATTGGCTCGGGTCAACACCTGAGAAACAGGAGAAATACAAATTCCTCGGTATTGTTGTAGCGTCGGTCAGTATAACAGGAGTTATAATTCTTCTTAACAAAGTTTACGGATTTACCGGAGAGGGAAGACTCGCGGCTCCTCAGGCGAACGCTATGGCGGCAGTGATTAAAACGCTGATGTCAAACGCGACCGTTCCCTGGGGGTTGTACCTCGCGGGCGGTTTTATGGCCTTGATACTCGAAATGCTCGGGATATCACCCCTGGCATTCGCCCTTGGTATGTACCTTCCAATTGAACTTAATACTCCTATTCTAATCGGGGGTCTTGTAGCGTATTTTGTTTCGACGAGAAGCAAGGACAAAGCGGTTAACAAGAAGAGGAAGGAACGGGGCACTCTGATCGCTTCCGGGTTTATCGCAGGCGGCGCTCTGATGGGTGTTATAAGCGCGCTTGTGGCTCTTCCGGGATGGGATGAGGTTCTTAACACCGGAATAGCCGAGAAGCCCATAGGTGAAGTGCTGAGTGTTGTACTGTTCGCGGGATTGTGTATTTATCTCTATATAGATTCTAAGAAAGGGGCTGCTGATAAGGTCGCGTAGTGAAAGATGTTGAATTATGTTCCTTTTATGAATGGGAAATTATTTGTTACAGTAAAACCGTTGGTTCGGCAAGGTGCCGGGCCAACGGTTTTTTGATGAAAGTCGATAATTTTGTGATTGATTATGAAATATAATAAAGGACACATTAAGAGGTTTTAAATAACCTTAATATTTCCTTCAGGATTTTTCTTATTAATCGCGCCCAGAAGTGGGCAAAAAAGATTCTTTTATATTCGAGTAAGCTTAAGATCAAAGTAAAACCCGAATGATATACAACTTTTGAATCTTTTTCTGTTCTTCCATCCCAAAATAAGATTGCCGATGTTCTGGAAAATCTGTCAGATTTCTCGGACGGCAAATTCAGTAGAGAATCGCGAAATGACCGAGGCAAATCCTTTGCAGCGGTTGTCATTTTATACCCTATCTTTCTCGCCAGATAAACTCCGGTTTGTGTGCCGCTGCCGCCCGGCCAACATAGAAACTCGACCTTTTTATTCAAATTTTCTTCCAGTATTTTCTTTGAATCATAAAGTTCTCTCCATATTCGTTCTTTATACTCTTTCTCTGATTCATACCTGTCATTTTTGTGAATTTTCTTTGCTTTTTCAGCTTGCTCGAAAAGAATTTCTTTCCATCGCGGGCCTTTAAAAAATTCAATATTACCATGTGTTTCCACATATCTTTTTAAGTCCAGAGCTATCTCTTTATCAGGAAAATATCTCGGAGATGACAGGCTTTTATCATTTTCATATACCGGTTCGCCATAGTTGATTAGATTTTCATCATCAAACTGCAAATGAGGTTTCTTATCGATATTGTTATTCCAGGTATTCCAAATATATATGTCTGAGGGATGTCTGAAATCGATTATTTTATCCGATACCGGATACCATGTATGTGTCATAGCGTGTGACTGAGGGTCAAAGACACCTTCTTTTTCCCCTATTTGTAATTCCTGCCAGCTTAAGAAGCCCGAAGTATCCGATAAATTGAGTTTATCAATAGAGGACACTTCATCAGCGCGTTTTCTGATAATATTTCTTTTATCCACAAATTCGGGGTTAACGAATATTGTACCTTTCATTCCATATTTTTTCATTATCGGATAAGCAAAGATCCAGTTATCGGCAAAGCCGTCATCAAAAGTTAAAATAACGGATTTCTTTGGCAACTTTTTATTATTAAAAACAGAATTGTATAAATCTTCTAAATTTATGGTTACAAACCCCGTTTTCCTTAACCATTTCATTTGGTTTTCAAACTTATCATACGGACAGGTAAGATGCTTCCACATCCAGTCTTTATTCGGGATGCCTACTGTATGGTACATCAATACCGGAACGGGAGTTTCATTTTTCATTGGCCGCCTCGTTAAAAATAGTCTGATAGTCATCCAGCATTTCCTTGTATGAATATTTTCTTTCATAGGTTTTTAGAGCTTCAGCAGCGTAAGATTCGCTTTTTCGGCGGTTATCTATTAATTCTTTTATCTTTGATGATAGTTCCAAATGATTGCCCTGCTCAAACAATATTCCATTATATCCATTTTCTATAATTGTGTTTATTCCCTTGACGTCTGAGCCGATCACCGGAAGCTTGTTGTACATTGCTTCCAGTAGCGATAGAGGAGTAGCTTCATACTTTGAAGTTATAACATAAAGATCTGATATCTTGTATAAGTCGGGGATATCTTCTCTAGGCACATTACCTAGAAATTTTGTTCGTTCTGAATATTTTACACTCCTGATCATTTCTTCCTTCAGGTTTCCTTCGCCGGCAAAAATTAAATATAGATTGTTTTTATCTACAAAATCACTTTTAAGTAAATTGAATCCCCTAAGTAGGGTTAGAGGTGATTTCAGTTCCTTTAATGAACCGACGTACAAAATAATTCTAGAGTCTTTTGGGATATTATATTCTTCTTTTATAACATCAGTTTCATTTTCACTCTTTCTAAATGGCAATAGCGGAGGAATATATTTAACATTCAGTTTGGCTCTTCTATTGTATTCTTCGCAAATTCTCTCTGAAACTCCAATCAGTCTAAAAGCATTTCTAAAAGCCCAATAAAATGGGAAAAAGGGTTTCCACGGGTTCAGGCTGCCTCCATGTATTGTGATAATATATTCAATCCCAAAGATTTTTTTCAGTATAGGATATATTAACCATCCAAACCAATGAGACCGCATGTAAGAGAGGAAAATAACGTCAATCTTTTTTCGGGTTCTTAAAACATACCATAGTAATTTCAATGGCATAATGTAGCTTATGGGGCGCTGTTTTTTTACATTTACCAATTTGATATTTGCATGCTTTTTTGTGCAACATGAAAATAAAGTAACATTGTTGTTTGCTGATAATTTATCAGCAAGATAATAATTGAAAATTTCTGCTCCACCTGTAACACATGGATAAATATGATTTGAAACAAATAGAATTTTCATGTTCTTGTTTCTAAAATTTTATTTTTTGTTAAAGGTACCTGATCCAATCATGATTGTTTTGTTAGAAGTATTATAGGTTCTCAATCGAATTTATTCAATCAAGTATTCATATATAAATTTATCCAAAAGTGGTAATGTTAAGTTTAATGAATATTATGGACTTCAGGTTAGTTACTAGTTGAGTGGGCGCAATTCTTGCTTTCGGTCTTTCATGAGCCCTTAAGTGTTTAAAATAGAATATATTATGAAAAAAATTTGGATAGATATCGATAATTCACCCCATGTTCCATTATTTCGCCCTGTTATTAATGAACTGAACAGGAGAGATATTGAATGTATTATTACAGCGAGGGATTTCGCTCAGACCGTTCATCTTTTACATCTATGGGATATTCCTTTCCGGAAGATCGGGAAGCACGGTGGAAAAAACAAATTAAAGAAAATTATTAATCTTTTCACCAGAGCCAATCAGGTAAGGGGCTATATTAAAAAAAAATCAATTGATTTGGCTCTAAGCCATGGTTCACGGACTCAGCTGGTAGCAGCGAAGTTTTCAGGTATAAGATCTGTTGTTATGATGGATTATGAATATACTGAATCTAGAATATTTAATTATCTGTCTAACTACATGTTAATACCTGAGTATATTCCTGATTCAAGATTAAGATCCGTTAATATCAATACCGAAAAGGTAGTAAGATATTCCGGATTCAAAGAAGAATTATATCTGGATAGTTTTTCGCCGGATATGGATTTTAGAGAGAATTTGAATATAGACAATCAGAAGATCCTTGTTACAGTGAGGCCTTCAGCTATGGTTGGCAATTATCATGATTCAATGAGCGAAACTATTTTACTGAAAATCATGGGGGAATTAACAGCCGATAAAGATGTTTATCCTTTGATTATTAGTAGAACAGATGAAGATAAGGATTTACTCCGAAGTAATTTTGGCGACAAGGTTCATTTTCTTGAAAAAGCTGTTGATGGCCTTCAGTTGATATGGAATTCGGATCTTTTTATCAGCGGTGGCGGAAGCATGAATCGTGAGGCCGCTCTCCTGGGGGTTCCGGCTTATAGTATATTTACAGGGAGGAAGCCCTATCTAGATGAATATCTGCAGAAAAAGGGGAAACTAACCTTTATCGATACGGTAGAAAAAATTGATTTGCTTAATATTTCCAAAAGAGAAATTCCTGATAAATATGACAGTATAAATGCTGGTTTAGTTGAAGAAGTTGTCGATATAATATTATCTCTTTGATAGTAACCTGATATTTTTTAGAAATACTTTTCAACTGTTTAATTAGCTGCGCTTTAGTGGTATTATGATTGTGAAATAATAGTTTAGCTAAGATTTAGCGTTGATTGAATATGCGTATATCAGAATTAATTGAAAATCATTATAAGACCCTGAAAGAATGCGAGTTTAAAGGGTTCGATCTTTATGATGGTTTGGAAAGCAGGGTTTTTAAAAATTCACCTTTTTTTAAATCAAGGCTATTTCGGTTAGCCTGGATTCAATTTTTTAAATGTTCTCCCGTTAATTTTCGTTCTGTCTTTCTCGTCCCAAAGGGGTATAATTCAAAGGGGCTTTCTCTGTTTATTCGCGGTTTGCTCAATCTTTACAGATCAAGTAAAAAGGACGAATATTTAAAGGATGCTTACAGACTTGCAGATATAATCACCTCGCAAAAGGCGGAGAACAGAGATTATTTTTGTTTGGGGTATAATTTTTTCTGGGAGTCAAGGTCCTTTTCCGTGCCTCCTTTTACACCTAATTTGATAGTTTCTTCCTTTGTGGCTCATGCATTTATGGACTTGTATGACATTGATAGAAATCAGATGTGGCTGGATTACTCTTTGGGAATCGGAGAATTCGTTGAGACTGAATTGAAACTCTTCGAATCGGATAAAGAAATAATTTTTGGATATATTCCGGGTGAAAATACTATAGTTCACAATGTTAATCTTATGGGGGGCAGGCTCTTTGCCAGACTGTATTCATACACGAAAGAAGAAAAATACAGAGAATACGCAATTAAGTCTGCGCGATATTCAATTAACTCCCAGCGTGATGACGGCGCCTGGGTGTACGGAGAGAGCGATCACCTGCGATGGGTCGACAACTTTCACACCGGAT of the Candidatus Krumholzibacteriota bacterium genome contains:
- a CDS encoding DUF354 domain-containing protein codes for the protein MKKIWIDIDNSPHVPLFRPVINELNRRDIECIITARDFAQTVHLLHLWDIPFRKIGKHGGKNKLKKIINLFTRANQVRGYIKKKSIDLALSHGSRTQLVAAKFSGIRSVVMMDYEYTESRIFNYLSNYMLIPEYIPDSRLRSVNINTEKVVRYSGFKEELYLDSFSPDMDFRENLNIDNQKILVTVRPSAMVGNYHDSMSETILLKIMGELTADKDVYPLIISRTDEDKDLLRSNFGDKVHFLEKAVDGLQLIWNSDLFISGGGSMNREAALLGVPAYSIFTGRKPYLDEYLQKKGKLTFIDTVEKIDLLNISKREIPDKYDSINAGLVEEVVDIILSL
- a CDS encoding glycosyltransferase family 4 protein, which translates into the protein MKILFVSNHIYPCVTGGAEIFNYYLADKLSANNNVTLFSCCTKKHANIKLVNVKKQRPISYIMPLKLLWYVLRTRKKIDVIFLSYMRSHWFGWLIYPILKKIFGIEYIITIHGGSLNPWKPFFPFYWAFRNAFRLIGVSERICEEYNRRAKLNVKYIPPLLPFRKSENETDVIKEEYNIPKDSRIILYVGSLKELKSPLTLLRGFNLLKSDFVDKNNLYLIFAGEGNLKEEMIRSVKYSERTKFLGNVPREDIPDLYKISDLYVITSKYEATPLSLLEAMYNKLPVIGSDVKGINTIIENGYNGILFEQGNHLELSSKIKELIDNRRKSESYAAEALKTYERKYSYKEMLDDYQTIFNEAANEK
- a CDS encoding oligopeptide transporter, OPT family, encoding MEEEKGVKGLPENAYRVLEPGEEYVPYVPAGKKIPEVTFRSVFIGILMAVLFTAAAAYLGLKIGQVFEAAIPIAILAVGMGGMFRRKSTISENVIIQSIGGASGVVVAGMIFTLPAIFILNLQLQFYQTFLAALLGGFLGIVFIIPMRRYFVRDQHGYLPFPEGTAITEVLVTGERGGDQAKVLVKAAVIGGIYDFCIATFGLWREVISTRVIAPLAVVADKAKLVVKINAGAAVMGLGYIIGLRYATIIAAGSFVSWLVLIPAVFYFGQHLGMPVGDTTLTIAQMSPEEIFSNYIRHIGIGGIAVAGIIGILKSSKIIISTFTVGFKEIFTGKSEATAERTDRDIGMAAVVSGIVITLLAVFLFFGMGVVDSWAFAVIALLVVAIISFLFTTVAARAIAIVGMNPVSGMTLMTLILSSVILVKAGLTGAAGMVSALIIGGVVCTALSTAGAFISDLKVGYWLGSTPEKQEKYKFLGIVVASVSITGVIILLNKVYGFTGEGRLAAPQANAMAAVIKTLMSNATVPWGLYLAGGFMALILEMLGISPLAFALGMYLPIELNTPILIGGLVAYFVSTRSKDKAVNKKRKERGTLIASGFIAGGALMGVISALVALPGWDEVLNTGIAEKPIGEVLSVVLFAGLCIYLYIDSKKGAADKVA
- a CDS encoding polysaccharide deacetylase family protein, with the protein product MKNETPVPVLMYHTVGIPNKDWMWKHLTCPYDKFENQMKWLRKTGFVTINLEDLYNSVFNNKKLPKKSVILTFDDGFADNWIFAYPIMKKYGMKGTIFVNPEFVDKRNIIRKRADEVSSIDKLNLSDTSGFLSWQELQIGEKEGVFDPQSHAMTHTWYPVSDKIIDFRHPSDIYIWNTWNNNIDKKPHLQFDDENLINYGEPVYENDKSLSSPRYFPDKEIALDLKRYVETHGNIEFFKGPRWKEILFEQAEKAKKIHKNDRYESEKEYKERIWRELYDSKKILEENLNKKVEFLCWPGGSGTQTGVYLARKIGYKMTTAAKDLPRSFRDSLLNLPSEKSDRFSRTSAILFWDGRTEKDSKVVYHSGFTLILSLLEYKRIFFAHFWARLIRKILKEILRLFKTS